The Triticum aestivum cultivar Chinese Spring chromosome 3A, IWGSC CS RefSeq v2.1, whole genome shotgun sequence genome includes a region encoding these proteins:
- the LOC123059736 gene encoding epoxide hydrolase A, with the protein MEGVVIRRQTVEVNGISMHVAEAGPEVDAKGAVLFLHGFPELWYSWRHQMEHLAIRGYHCVAPDLRGYGGTTAPPDVASYTSFHIVGDLVALLNTLGIAKVFLVGHDWGALIAWYMCMFRPERVTALVNTSVAFMRHIMIRTGPDFVNPIEYFNRAYGSNYYMCCFQEPAVAEKQFPPAHAKRLMRQLLCHCFSHGVFCDEEMDDNKFPTSPLPPWLTEADIDYFVTSFEKTGFTGAINYYRNLDKNRELAAPWADAKVQVPTKYIVGGGNITYNFEGIQEYIHGGGFKEDVPLLDEVVDIPGAGHFIQQERAQDVSDHIYDFIIKF; encoded by the exons ATGGAGGGTGTGGTGATCAGACGCCAGACAGTGGAGGTGAACGGCATCTCGATGCATGTGGCGGAAGCCGGTCCTGAGGTGGACGCCAAGGGGGCGGTGTTGTTCCTGCATGGCTTCCCGGAGCTGTGGTACTCGTGGCGCCATCAGATGGAGCACTTGGCGATTCGTGGTTACCATTGCGTCGCGCCTGACCTCCGTGGCTATGGTGGCACCACTGCGCCACCCGATGTGGCCTCTTACACCTCCTTTCACATTGTTGGTGACCTTGTTGCCCTCCTCAACACCTTAGGGATAGCAAAG GTGTTTTTGGTGGGGCACGACTGGGGCGCACTCATCGCATGGTACATGTGCATGTTCCGTCCGGAGCGTGTGACGGCACTCGTCAACACTAGTGTCGCCTTCATGCGCCACATCATGATTCGCACCGGCCCCGACTTCGTAAATCCCATAGAGTACTTCAACCGCGCATACGGCTCCAACTACTACATGTGCTGCTTCCAG GAGCCAGCAGTCGCGGAGAAGCAGTTCCCACCGGCGCACGCCAAGCGCCTCATGAGGCAGTTGTTGTGCCATTGCTTTAGCCATGGCGTGTTCTGTGATGAGGAGATGGATGACAACAAGTTCCCGACATCTCCACTTCCGCCTTGGCTCACCGAGGCCGACATTGACTACTTTGTCACCTCCTTCGAAAAGACTGGCTTCACTGGTGCCATCAACTACTACCGAAACTTAGACAAGAACCGCGAGCTGGCGGCGCCGTGGGCGGACGCCAAAGTGCAGGTGCCGACCAAGTACATCGTGGGGGGCGGAAACATCACATACAACTTTGAGGGGATCCAGGAATACATCCACGGCGGTGGTTTTAAGGAGGATGTTCCACTGCTTGATGAGGTGGTCGACATCCCCGGCGCCGGCCACTTTATCCAGCAGGAGAGGGCCCAGGACGTCAGCGACCATATCTATGACTTCATCATCAAGTTCTGA